Proteins encoded by one window of Parabacteroides sp. FAFU027:
- a CDS encoding hybrid sensor histidine kinase/response regulator transcription factor, with protein MRNKTLFLLITLISFCTEWITAGEFRFRHYRAEDGLSYNSVRSILQDRQGFMWIGTEDGLNRFDGYSFKEFRSKQLNGSSLGSNYISTLLEDEKGIIYIGTDEGIYTYDPATEKFTRLNAKTSGGVIISSTINNMVLDKSGNLWVATYGQGIFSYHLSTGKLQQYLWTSHNSGRMKSDLINCIFADRANRIWAGQKGTNTSLMLFNAKTNRFDIFPFAVEGDDSYSSIYRIYEDSYRNLWLGTWDRGIYKLDSKLHKAVSYLSPKSQAGILHVHEMCEYSPGELLVGSDDGLSLFNTRTLSHRLFTARETDPTSLSDKFIYPIYKDREGGLWVGTYYGGVNYVSPTSGIFERYTHSGFVNSVNGNVIGGFTEDKAGNIWIASDDGGLNRLDKQTGRFTAYMPKPGSNSISYYNVHALCWDNDKLWIGTYSGGLNVFDTRTGQFAHYRDEYNNPKSLDGSSIYAIFKDRAQRMWVASMSGLNLYNRAEDNFTRVKDLGATTIDIEQDAQGRLWFGTWGKGVFCFDEQKRQWRSYLSRPEDTTSLPGNQINCMLMDRKAKLWVGTTNGLCRYDEAKNRFIRIHLNIPSNTICSVIEDNDQLWITTSKGLVRYNPKTGFCQVFTQSDGLLSDQFIANSGFKSSNGKIYIGTANGFNAFYPNNIAQNKYVPPVAITRLEIFNKAVAVGEEGPLPKAIQSMKRIDLSYKDNVFSLDFVGLSYNTPEKNKYAYKLEGFDKDWNYVTNQHKATYTNLPAGTYTFRVKACNNDGVWNEEGTSLEIVIHPPFWLTPVFKLFYVLLFIGLMVWLAKSWMKRTERKHKEKIDQLSREKEAELYNAKISFFTTIAHEIRTPVSLIIGPLEKIMATAANLPEVMRKDLNIIDRNSQRLLLLVNQLLDFRKVEQGVLALTFIRRNVPELLRSTFDRFHPLIEQKGIEFVYDCQNPDLEADIDQEALTKIVSNLLSNAMKYAKGKIVMSCFLGAERFEILVTDDGQGIPDAEKEKIFLPFYQVSSGVKPGTGIGLSLVKSLVDAHSGQISVTDAFPAGTCFTVSLPLMNDAVVSGDVVPETSTFDEPELHDVLPTDYIDSPDSKTKEKPLLLIVEDNPEMRGFLQDSFSSDYSVITAEDGRDGLDKLKNSEVSLIISDLMMPNMDGLEFCSALRSNILTSHIPVVLLTAKTDLGTKIDGMNSGADAYVEKPFSIRFLKAQIRNLIESRKTLRRKYSEMPFVPLNTIAGNKADENFLSKLNALIENNISNPDFSVELLAEELAISRSGLFAKIKTLAGVTPNELMQVVRLKKAAELLSENKYRINEIAYMVGFNNPSYFTKCFQKQFGVRPGEFLNKNLES; from the coding sequence ATGAGAAACAAAACCCTGTTCCTGCTAATCACTCTCATCTCCTTTTGTACAGAATGGATAACGGCCGGTGAGTTCCGTTTCCGTCATTACCGGGCAGAAGATGGACTTTCCTATAATTCGGTCAGAAGCATCCTGCAGGATCGTCAGGGTTTTATGTGGATTGGCACGGAAGACGGACTGAACCGCTTTGATGGATACTCCTTCAAGGAATTCAGAAGTAAACAACTGAATGGAAGCTCCTTAGGAAGCAATTATATCAGTACTTTGCTCGAAGACGAAAAAGGAATCATCTATATCGGCACGGACGAAGGAATTTATACTTACGATCCCGCAACCGAAAAGTTTACCCGTTTAAATGCAAAGACATCCGGTGGGGTTATCATTTCCTCGACAATCAATAATATGGTTCTGGATAAATCCGGAAATCTCTGGGTGGCGACTTACGGACAGGGAATCTTTAGCTACCATCTCTCTACCGGAAAACTACAGCAATACCTTTGGACTTCGCACAACTCCGGGCGAATGAAATCAGACCTGATTAACTGCATTTTTGCCGACCGCGCCAACCGCATATGGGCCGGACAAAAAGGAACGAATACTTCGCTGATGTTGTTTAACGCCAAAACAAACCGGTTTGATATTTTCCCGTTTGCCGTTGAGGGCGATGATTCGTACTCCTCGATCTACCGGATCTATGAAGATTCATACAGAAACCTCTGGTTGGGCACTTGGGATCGGGGTATTTACAAACTGGATAGTAAATTGCACAAAGCTGTAAGCTATCTTTCGCCGAAATCACAGGCCGGGATATTACACGTTCATGAAATGTGTGAATACAGTCCGGGAGAGCTGTTGGTGGGATCGGATGACGGACTGAGCTTATTCAATACCCGCACGTTGAGTCACCGGTTGTTTACCGCAAGAGAGACTGACCCCACTTCGCTTTCCGATAAATTCATTTATCCGATCTATAAGGACCGGGAAGGTGGTCTCTGGGTGGGTACTTACTACGGCGGTGTCAATTATGTTTCCCCTACGAGCGGGATTTTCGAGCGTTACACTCATTCCGGTTTTGTCAATTCGGTGAATGGGAATGTCATTGGCGGATTTACCGAAGATAAAGCCGGAAACATCTGGATTGCGTCGGATGATGGCGGACTCAACCGGCTCGACAAGCAGACCGGTCGTTTTACGGCTTATATGCCAAAGCCCGGTAGCAACAGCATTTCCTATTACAATGTACATGCGCTCTGCTGGGATAATGATAAACTCTGGATTGGTACCTATTCCGGCGGATTGAATGTTTTTGACACCCGTACCGGTCAGTTTGCGCACTACAGAGATGAGTACAACAATCCGAAATCACTTGATGGCAGCAGTATTTATGCCATATTCAAAGACCGCGCCCAACGTATGTGGGTGGCAAGTATGTCCGGCCTGAATCTCTATAACCGTGCGGAGGACAATTTCACCCGGGTGAAGGACCTCGGTGCGACTACCATTGATATCGAGCAGGATGCACAGGGGAGGCTATGGTTTGGAACCTGGGGGAAAGGGGTATTCTGCTTTGACGAACAGAAACGCCAATGGCGCAGTTATCTCAGTCGGCCAGAAGATACGACTTCGCTTCCCGGAAACCAGATCAATTGCATGTTGATGGATCGTAAAGCGAAGCTTTGGGTGGGAACGACCAACGGTCTGTGCCGTTATGATGAAGCGAAGAATCGTTTTATCCGCATTCACCTGAATATTCCGAGCAATACTATCTGTTCGGTGATTGAAGATAATGACCAGTTATGGATCACGACTTCGAAAGGGTTGGTCAGGTACAATCCCAAAACCGGTTTTTGTCAGGTGTTTACCCAAAGTGATGGTTTGCTGAGCGACCAGTTTATTGCGAATTCCGGATTTAAGAGTTCCAACGGTAAAATATACATCGGTACGGCCAATGGCTTCAATGCCTTTTATCCGAATAATATTGCGCAGAACAAATATGTTCCTCCGGTAGCCATTACCCGGCTGGAGATCTTCAATAAAGCTGTTGCAGTCGGAGAAGAGGGACCTTTGCCCAAAGCCATTCAGTCGATGAAGCGGATTGATCTGTCATACAAAGACAATGTGTTCAGTCTCGACTTTGTGGGGTTGAGCTACAACACTCCCGAAAAGAATAAATATGCTTACAAGCTGGAAGGCTTTGACAAAGACTGGAACTATGTGACCAACCAACACAAAGCGACCTATACCAACCTGCCTGCCGGAACCTATACCTTCCGGGTAAAAGCCTGTAACAATGACGGCGTTTGGAATGAAGAAGGCACTTCTCTGGAGATTGTCATCCATCCGCCTTTCTGGCTGACTCCCGTATTCAAGTTGTTCTACGTACTGCTTTTCATCGGACTGATGGTGTGGCTGGCCAAATCGTGGATGAAGCGTACCGAACGGAAGCACAAGGAAAAGATTGACCAACTGAGCCGGGAAAAGGAGGCCGAGCTGTACAATGCGAAGATCAGCTTCTTCACCACTATCGCCCACGAAATACGTACTCCGGTATCGTTGATTATCGGGCCGTTGGAGAAGATTATGGCCACCGCAGCCAATCTCCCGGAGGTGATGCGGAAGGATCTGAATATCATTGACCGCAACAGTCAGCGCCTGCTTTTGCTGGTAAATCAACTGCTCGATTTCCGGAAAGTGGAACAGGGCGTGCTTGCTCTGACTTTTATTCGCCGGAATGTGCCGGAATTGCTGCGCAGTACGTTTGACCGTTTTCATCCGTTGATTGAGCAGAAGGGAATCGAGTTTGTTTACGATTGTCAGAATCCGGATCTGGAGGCCGATATTGATCAGGAAGCATTGACCAAGATTGTCAGCAATCTGCTTTCGAATGCCATGAAGTATGCAAAAGGTAAGATTGTTATGTCCTGCTTCCTTGGGGCGGAGCGTTTTGAAATATTGGTGACAGATGATGGACAGGGCATTCCTGATGCAGAGAAGGAGAAGATCTTCCTGCCTTTCTATCAGGTATCATCGGGCGTGAAACCCGGTACGGGGATTGGCCTTTCGTTGGTGAAAAGTCTTGTCGATGCACACAGCGGACAGATTTCGGTAACCGATGCCTTTCCTGCCGGAACCTGCTTTACCGTCTCGTTGCCGTTGATGAATGATGCGGTCGTATCAGGCGATGTGGTACCAGAAACCTCTACCTTTGATGAACCTGAACTGCACGATGTTTTGCCGACAGATTATATTGATTCGCCCGATTCTAAAACCAAAGAAAAGCCGTTGCTGCTGATCGTGGAAGATAATCCCGAAATGCGTGGCTTCCTGCAGGATAGTTTCTCGTCGGACTATTCCGTAATTACGGCAGAAGATGGTCGCGATGGTCTTGACAAACTAAAAAACAGCGAGGTAAGCCTGATCATTAGTGACCTGATGATGCCAAATATGGATGGGTTGGAGTTTTGCTCGGCACTGCGGTCAAATATCCTGACGAGTCACATTCCTGTGGTGTTGCTTACGGCCAAAACCGACCTCGGCACCAAGATTGATGGAATGAATAGCGGGGCGGATGCTTATGTAGAAAAGCCTTTCTCTATTCGCTTCCTCAAGGCGCAAATCCGCAACCTGATTGAGTCAAGGAAAACCCTTCGCCGCAAATATTCCGAGATGCCTTTTGTGCCGCTCAATACGATTGCGGGGAATAAAGCGGACGAGAACTTCCTCTCTAAGCTGAATGCCCTGATTGAGAATAATATTTCCAATCCGGATTTCTCCGTTGAGTTACTGGCCGAAGAACTTGCGATCAGTCGTTCTGGTCTTTTTGCCAAAATCAAGACGCTTGCCGGCGTTACACCGAATGAACTGATGCAGGTAGTCCGCCTTAAAAAAGCAGCCGAACTTCTTTCGGAAAATAAATACCGCATCAATGAGATTGCTTACATGGTGGGTTTCAACAATCCGTCCTACTTTACCAAATGTTTCCAGAAGCAGTTTGGCGTAAGACCGGGAGAGTTTTTGAATAAGAATTTGGAGTCGTAG
- a CDS encoding thioredoxin domain-containing protein: MEAQNLNRLSKARSPYLQQHANNPVDWYEWGEEALAKAKNENKPLLISIGYAACHWCHVMAHESFSDATIAEIMNRHFVCIKVDREERPDIDQIYMEAAQLVSGRGGWPLNAFALPDGRPFYAATYFHPTQWSSLLQQLANLYHTDYRRIVDAAISLSTGISMNPFEMAENTMSVLSKADYDKAFAHMLSHVDFEQGGTKGAPKFMMPVGWEFMLQYHSQTGNEKALEAVRTTLNAMKRGGIYDQIGGGFARYSTDENWLVPHFEKMLYDNAQLISLYSHAYQNGHRKSYAKVVEQTIAFLERELLSPEGGYYSSIDADSEHEEGKFYVWTKTEFDNAVDPETAGLMADFYHIFEEGNWEKGKNILHYHDLPSDFARENGIDPASFNELLERTNGFLLYERSKRIRPTTDDKILTAWNALVLTGYVDAYKALGKTEYLHKALLLAGFLEEKMLREGRLYRNYKNGEATVEAFLDDYALLAAAWIDLYQVTFDIHWLEQSRYQAEQVLEHFASAESPLFYYTSDESNTLFTRKMEVADNVIVSSNSAFAHVLLRLGALYDLPEYSSRAQEMLLTVGEQFLQGGIYYANWAMLAGKLTHPTCEVVITGKNTIGTALELQKRYLPNVIFAGGDSENLPLLKDRISDGETTIYVCHNKTCQLPVHTVEEAIKLL, translated from the coding sequence ATGGAAGCACAAAACCTAAACAGATTATCAAAAGCCCGCAGCCCTTACCTGCAACAGCACGCCAACAACCCGGTGGACTGGTACGAATGGGGCGAAGAGGCACTGGCAAAGGCCAAAAACGAAAATAAACCGTTACTCATCAGCATCGGGTATGCGGCATGTCACTGGTGTCATGTGATGGCACATGAGTCGTTTTCCGATGCAACGATAGCGGAGATCATGAATAGGCACTTCGTCTGCATCAAAGTGGATCGGGAAGAGCGCCCCGACATTGACCAAATCTATATGGAAGCGGCACAACTGGTGAGCGGAAGAGGAGGATGGCCGCTCAATGCCTTTGCGTTGCCAGACGGAAGACCTTTTTATGCCGCTACCTACTTCCATCCAACGCAATGGAGCAGTCTTTTACAACAACTGGCCAATCTCTATCATACCGATTACCGGCGGATAGTCGATGCTGCCATTTCATTGTCAACCGGAATTAGTATGAATCCCTTTGAAATGGCGGAAAATACGATGTCAGTCTTGTCAAAAGCAGACTACGATAAGGCATTTGCCCATATGCTGTCACATGTCGATTTTGAGCAGGGAGGAACGAAAGGTGCCCCCAAGTTTATGATGCCCGTAGGATGGGAATTTATGCTGCAATATCATTCCCAGACGGGAAATGAAAAGGCTCTGGAGGCAGTACGCACAACACTGAACGCGATGAAAAGAGGTGGAATCTATGACCAGATAGGTGGGGGATTTGCACGATATTCGACTGATGAAAATTGGTTAGTGCCGCATTTCGAAAAAATGCTGTATGACAATGCCCAACTAATCAGCCTCTATTCCCACGCTTATCAGAATGGCCATCGGAAAAGCTATGCCAAAGTGGTGGAACAAACCATTGCATTTCTGGAAAGGGAGTTGTTGAGTCCGGAAGGAGGATATTACTCGTCCATCGACGCAGACAGCGAACACGAAGAGGGGAAATTTTATGTCTGGACAAAAACGGAGTTCGATAATGCTGTTGATCCGGAGACAGCCGGGCTGATGGCTGATTTTTACCACATCTTCGAGGAAGGAAACTGGGAGAAGGGAAAAAACATCCTGCATTATCATGACCTGCCATCTGACTTTGCCAGAGAAAATGGCATTGATCCGGCATCTTTCAACGAACTATTGGAGCGCACAAACGGGTTTCTACTGTATGAACGGAGTAAGCGCATCCGGCCCACCACGGATGATAAAATTCTGACTGCCTGGAATGCGTTAGTGCTAACGGGATACGTCGATGCCTACAAGGCGTTGGGCAAAACAGAATATTTGCACAAAGCATTACTGCTGGCAGGTTTTCTGGAAGAAAAGATGCTCAGGGAAGGTCGTCTTTACCGGAATTATAAAAATGGCGAAGCTACAGTGGAAGCGTTTCTTGATGACTATGCACTGTTGGCTGCGGCCTGGATTGACCTTTACCAGGTCACTTTTGACATCCATTGGCTGGAACAAAGTCGCTATCAGGCAGAACAGGTGTTGGAACATTTCGCATCGGCTGAAAGTCCGCTTTTCTATTACACCTCCGATGAATCAAATACCCTGTTTACCCGAAAAATGGAAGTTGCCGACAATGTCATCGTATCGTCAAACTCGGCATTTGCCCACGTATTGTTGAGACTTGGTGCTCTCTATGACTTGCCGGAATATTCATCGCGTGCGCAAGAGATGTTGCTTACCGTGGGAGAACAGTTTCTACAGGGTGGAATCTATTATGCCAACTGGGCGATGCTGGCAGGGAAGCTCACCCATCCGACCTGCGAAGTGGTCATTACCGGGAAAAATACCATCGGGACTGCATTGGAACTACAAAAACGATATCTTCCGAATGTGATATTTGCCGGAGGCGACAGCGAGAACCTGCCTTTACTCAAAGATCGAATATCGGATGGAGAAACAACGATTTACGTTTGCCATAACAAGACGTGCCAATTGCCTGTACATACAGTAGAAGAAGCAATAAAGCTCCTGTAA
- a CDS encoding nucleotidyltransferase domain-containing protein: MFGLKESDILAIREILSRYPEVEHAYVFGSRVKGNYRNGSDVDIALKGETLTYSIVSTISFSLNEETIMPYHFDVLNYHTIRNEQLTEHIDRVGVCFYTRAGNE; the protein is encoded by the coding sequence ATGTTTGGACTTAAAGAATCTGATATCCTGGCAATCCGGGAAATCTTATCCCGTTATCCTGAAGTTGAACATGCTTATGTCTTTGGAAGCCGTGTAAAAGGTAATTATCGTAACGGAAGTGATGTTGATATTGCTCTTAAAGGCGAAACCCTTACTTACAGCATAGTTTCAACGATAAGTTTCTCTCTGAATGAAGAGACTATTATGCCTTATCACTTTGATGTGTTGAATTATCACACTATCAGAAACGAGCAATTAACAGAACACATTGACCGGGTGGGTGTTTGCTTTTATACCAGAGCTGGAAATGAATGA
- the ahcY gene encoding adenosylhomocysteinase: MSEKLFSELPYKVADMSLADFGRKEIELAEVEMPGLMALREKFGKEKPLKGARIMGSLHMTIQTAVLIETLVELGAEVRWVSCNIYSTQDHAAAAIAAAGIPVYAWKGETLEEYWWCTLQALRFPGGKGPNVIVDDGGDATMMIHVGYEAEKNAAILDKVAGGEDEAELYKILKNVLKENNTIWSSMLPEIRGVSEETTTGVHRLYQMMQEGKLLFPAFNVNDSVTKSKFDNLYGCRESLADGIKRATDIMLAGKVVVVCGYGDVGKGCANSMRSYGARVIVTEIDPICALQAAMEGYRVTTVEEALAEGDIYVTTTGNCDIITIDHMAKMKDNAIVCNIGHFDNEIQVEKLKQYPGIKARNIKPQVDQYFFPEGHSIILLADGRLVNLGCATGHPSFVMSNSFTNQTLAQIELFTNNYATGVYVLPKKLDEEVARLHLEKIGVKLTTLTEKQAAYLGISADGPYKPEHYRY; encoded by the coding sequence ATGTCAGAAAAATTATTTTCAGAACTTCCATATAAAGTGGCCGATATGAGTCTGGCCGATTTCGGAAGAAAAGAGATCGAATTGGCTGAGGTAGAGATGCCCGGCCTGATGGCTTTGCGCGAAAAATTCGGCAAGGAGAAACCATTGAAAGGCGCTCGTATCATGGGATCACTCCACATGACCATCCAGACTGCCGTATTGATCGAAACCCTCGTAGAACTTGGCGCTGAAGTGCGTTGGGTGAGCTGTAATATTTATTCGACTCAGGATCACGCTGCGGCTGCGATCGCTGCTGCCGGTATCCCCGTTTACGCATGGAAAGGTGAAACACTGGAAGAATACTGGTGGTGTACCCTTCAGGCATTGCGTTTCCCGGGCGGTAAAGGTCCTAATGTGATCGTGGACGATGGAGGTGATGCGACCATGATGATTCACGTAGGATATGAAGCTGAGAAAAATGCTGCCATACTGGACAAAGTAGCCGGTGGAGAAGACGAAGCGGAACTTTACAAAATCCTCAAAAACGTTCTCAAAGAAAATAATACCATCTGGTCATCTATGTTGCCGGAAATCCGTGGTGTATCTGAAGAGACTACCACCGGAGTTCACCGCTTGTACCAGATGATGCAGGAAGGCAAACTGTTGTTCCCTGCCTTCAATGTAAATGACTCGGTTACCAAATCAAAATTCGATAACCTGTACGGTTGCCGCGAGTCGTTGGCTGACGGTATCAAGCGCGCTACCGACATTATGCTGGCAGGTAAAGTGGTGGTTGTATGCGGATACGGTGATGTGGGTAAAGGCTGCGCAAACTCTATGCGTTCATACGGTGCCCGCGTAATCGTAACCGAGATTGACCCGATCTGCGCATTGCAGGCTGCTATGGAAGGTTACCGCGTAACTACTGTGGAAGAGGCGCTGGCAGAAGGTGATATCTACGTGACCACTACCGGTAACTGCGACATCATTACCATCGACCACATGGCTAAGATGAAAGACAACGCTATTGTTTGTAACATCGGCCACTTCGACAATGAAATTCAGGTTGAAAAACTGAAACAATATCCGGGAATCAAAGCCCGCAACATCAAACCTCAGGTTGATCAATATTTCTTCCCCGAAGGTCACTCAATTATCCTGTTGGCAGACGGACGCTTAGTGAACCTCGGCTGTGCAACCGGCCACCCATCGTTTGTGATGAGTAACTCGTTTACCAACCAGACTCTGGCTCAGATTGAACTTTTCACCAACAACTATGCAACCGGCGTTTACGTGTTGCCTAAGAAGCTGGATGAAGAGGTGGCTCGCCTGCACCTGGAAAAAATCGGTGTGAAACTGACTACCCTGACTGAAAAACAGGCTGCATACCTGGGCATCTCGGCAGATGGTCCGTACAAACCCGAACATTACCGTTATTAA
- a CDS encoding YfhO family protein, translating to MNKIDFKKLWPYLAAIVVFMVISIGYFGSDIIDGKVLFQGDTRQGLANGHEIGEYFAKSGEVTRWTGTVFSGMPTYQMSPNFGSANLFRNVTQLLMLYLPSPASLIFLMLIGFFILLKSLRVRTDLSVLGAIAWTFSSYFFIIIEAGHIWKFATLAYVPPVIGGVILAYRGRYWLGGVIAALFVALQVLSNHVQMSYYFMFVIAALVVSFFVEAIRQKELPRFFKATVTLLIAAVIGVCINLSNLYHTYEYSKQTIRGKAELTHSAPKTAQAQAQNPANPAGQNATTANQTASGLERDYIVQWSYGKGETWSLLIPNVKGGATGALGQNEIAKDKLNSQYAEMLSQQNQYWGDQPFTSGPVYVGAFVLALFIFGLFVVEGTLAWPLFVVTALSIFLSWGKNMMWFTNIFLDYMPMYNKFRAVSSILVIAEFTIPLLAVLALKKIIEKPSILLENKKATYTSLGLTAGISLIFALMPTVFFDFLSQQEVESILPQVNMNPQLAPVVENLKSVREAIFTADAWRSFIVVLVGAVIMFLFAKDKIKSGLMVGLIALLCLIDMGGVNKRYLNSEKFMYPREISNPFPKTAADEQILQDKDPDFRVFNMTVDPFNDATTSYYHKSVGGYHAAKLRRYQDMIDFHLTPEFMRMQHYKTFQDFVDKKDSIPVLNMLNTKYFILGTQQGQVAVPNPGAMGNAWFVSELKWVNNADEEIDALNNFNPVKTAIVDKRFENVLPKTTAAHDSTSTVKLTSYAPNKLVYKSHSATPGVAVFSEVYYPGWKATVDGKEVEIGRVNYILRALQLTGGDHEIVFTFIPKTITLTETVAYAAMAILLLGVVGYIFLGRKKEQE from the coding sequence ATGAATAAGATTGATTTCAAAAAACTATGGCCTTATCTGGCGGCTATTGTGGTTTTTATGGTGATATCGATCGGCTATTTCGGCTCCGATATTATCGATGGTAAGGTTTTGTTCCAGGGGGATACCCGCCAGGGACTTGCCAACGGTCATGAGATAGGTGAATATTTTGCCAAAAGCGGCGAAGTAACCCGTTGGACCGGAACCGTATTCAGCGGTATGCCTACTTACCAGATGTCTCCCAACTTTGGTTCGGCTAACCTTTTCCGCAACGTGACCCAGTTGCTGATGCTTTATCTTCCATCACCGGCGAGTCTCATTTTCCTGATGCTGATCGGCTTTTTTATTCTGCTGAAATCGTTGCGTGTTCGCACCGATTTATCCGTATTGGGAGCTATTGCCTGGACTTTCTCCTCTTATTTTTTCATTATCATTGAAGCCGGACACATCTGGAAATTTGCCACATTAGCTTATGTACCACCTGTAATCGGTGGCGTGATACTGGCTTATCGAGGACGTTACTGGCTGGGCGGTGTGATTGCTGCTCTGTTTGTGGCTTTGCAGGTATTGTCAAACCACGTGCAGATGTCTTACTACTTTATGTTCGTCATCGCTGCATTGGTGGTTTCTTTCTTTGTGGAAGCCATTCGACAGAAAGAGTTGCCCCGTTTCTTCAAAGCTACCGTTACGTTGCTCATTGCTGCAGTTATCGGTGTTTGTATCAACCTTTCCAACCTGTATCATACCTATGAGTACAGTAAGCAGACGATCCGTGGAAAAGCTGAACTGACACACTCGGCTCCTAAAACTGCTCAGGCTCAAGCTCAGAATCCTGCAAATCCCGCTGGCCAGAATGCCACAACAGCTAATCAGACAGCATCGGGATTAGAGCGTGATTATATCGTACAATGGAGTTATGGTAAAGGTGAGACCTGGTCATTGTTGATTCCAAACGTAAAAGGTGGAGCTACAGGTGCTCTTGGTCAAAATGAAATCGCTAAGGATAAGCTTAATTCACAATATGCAGAAATGCTTTCCCAACAAAACCAATATTGGGGTGACCAGCCGTTTACATCAGGTCCGGTGTATGTCGGTGCATTTGTTTTAGCTTTGTTTATCTTCGGTCTTTTTGTGGTCGAAGGTACGCTTGCTTGGCCATTATTTGTGGTAACAGCCCTCTCTATTTTCCTTTCCTGGGGAAAAAACATGATGTGGTTTACCAATATCTTCCTCGACTACATGCCAATGTACAATAAGTTCCGTGCCGTATCGTCTATTCTGGTAATCGCTGAATTTACGATACCGTTACTGGCTGTATTGGCACTGAAGAAGATTATCGAGAAACCGTCTATCCTTCTTGAAAATAAGAAGGCGACCTATACTTCATTGGGGTTGACTGCCGGTATTTCTTTGATTTTTGCATTGATGCCAACCGTGTTCTTTGATTTTCTGAGTCAGCAAGAGGTGGAAAGCATTTTACCGCAGGTGAATATGAATCCGCAATTGGCACCAGTGGTCGAAAACCTGAAATCGGTGCGAGAAGCTATATTCACAGCAGATGCATGGAGGAGTTTTATCGTCGTATTGGTGGGAGCGGTAATCATGTTCCTGTTTGCGAAAGATAAAATCAAAAGCGGTCTTATGGTGGGTCTTATCGCCCTGCTTTGCCTGATCGATATGGGTGGTGTAAACAAACGTTACCTGAACAGTGAAAAGTTCATGTATCCGCGAGAAATCAGTAATCCTTTCCCGAAAACAGCTGCCGATGAGCAAATCCTTCAGGATAAAGATCCGGATTTCCGTGTTTTCAACATGACGGTTGATCCATTCAATGATGCTACAACTTCTTATTATCACAAATCGGTGGGCGGTTACCATGCTGCTAAATTACGCCGTTATCAGGATATGATTGACTTCCACCTGACTCCGGAGTTCATGCGTATGCAGCATTACAAAACCTTCCAGGATTTTGTGGATAAAAAGGATAGCATCCCTGTATTGAATATGCTGAATACGAAGTATTTTATTCTGGGAACTCAGCAAGGTCAGGTAGCTGTGCCTAATCCGGGAGCGATGGGTAATGCCTGGTTTGTCAGCGAATTGAAGTGGGTGAACAATGCCGATGAGGAGATTGATGCCCTTAACAACTTCAATCCGGTAAAAACAGCTATTGTGGATAAACGATTTGAGAATGTTCTGCCTAAAACCACAGCAGCTCATGACTCAACTTCTACTGTAAAGCTGACCTCTTATGCGCCGAATAAACTGGTATATAAGTCTCATTCAGCAACTCCGGGTGTAGCCGTATTCAGTGAAGTTTACTATCCGGGTTGGAAAGCAACAGTTGATGGCAAAGAGGTGGAAATCGGACGTGTAAACTACATCCTCCGTGCTCTTCAATTGACTGGCGGTGACCACGAGATTGTATTCACATTTATCCCTAAAACTATCACCCTGACTGAAACAGTCGCTTATGCTGCAATGGCTATTTTGCTACTGGGAGTCGTAGGTTATATATTCTTAGGGCGTAAAAAAGAACAAGAGTAA
- a CDS encoding ferritin family protein, which produces MKKITFDTISDVLRFAISEEQNAIRYYTQQAQSTTNYEKRTLWEQLATDEIRHKAILSNVLEQELLGDKEINLIIDLDQTEIYHSEEVSDLNEVIYEAIKAEEQACKMYLDLANITDNDHIKGVLITIASEEKAHRDSLINDLNIQK; this is translated from the coding sequence ATGAAAAAAATAACATTTGATACAATTTCTGATGTTCTCCGCTTCGCCATTAGTGAAGAACAGAACGCAATAAGATATTATACACAGCAAGCGCAATCAACAACCAACTATGAGAAGAGGACTCTGTGGGAGCAACTTGCCACAGATGAAATAAGACATAAAGCAATCCTGTCAAATGTCCTTGAGCAAGAACTTTTGGGTGATAAGGAAATTAATCTGATAATAGATTTAGATCAAACTGAGATTTACCATTCTGAAGAGGTGTCAGATTTGAATGAGGTTATTTACGAAGCAATCAAAGCAGAAGAACAGGCCTGCAAAATGTATCTTGATCTTGCGAATATAACTGACAATGATCATATAAAAGGAGTGCTTATAACTATTGCCTCTGAAGAAAAGGCCCATAGAGATAGCTTAATAAATGATCTGAACATCCAGAAATAA